A genomic region of Arachis stenosperma cultivar V10309 chromosome 9, arast.V10309.gnm1.PFL2, whole genome shotgun sequence contains the following coding sequences:
- the LOC130950700 gene encoding uncharacterized protein LOC130950700 isoform X2 produces MDFKGFLNDLQDWELSRKHEEAPHTNKNPQKENVASQNTGLGSSRRDTLSFDNARSNSRLYNDPFSRVTSSFVSEDIPDAVSEKDLGNEYFKQKKYKEAIDCYSRSIAFSPTAVAYANRAMAYIKLRRFQEAEDDCTEALNLDDRYIKAYSRRATSRKELAKFKESMEDAEFALRLEPNNQEIKKQHADAKSLYDKAMLDKVSGALKSTVKGTQKEVKLDTKKNGGSIHPISHITQKSGPAKGNEQQIPAKESYIMEEVDSNKIRSRAQRQEADGSSSSNNVQHVKRNQKGSKQHVQTSIQQLASRAASLATAEAAKNITPPTTAYQFEVSWRGFSGDRSLQTCLLKAISPHELPKIFKNALSTALLIDIIKCVASFFNEQMDLAVSYMEHLTKVPRFDMIVMCLPSTDKDDLRKIWDEVFCGEATPMEFTEILDNLRSKYCLGQ; encoded by the exons ATG GATTTCAAGGGTTTCCTAAACGACTTGCAGGATTGGGAACTTTCTCGAAAACACGAAGAAGCTCCACACACGAACAAAAACCCTCAAAAGGAAAATGTTG CTTCTCAAAATACTGGATTGGGGTCCTCAAGGCGCGATACTCTTTCTTTTGATAATGCAAGAAGTAACTCTCGACTGTATAATGATCCATTTAGCCGTGTGACTAGTAGTTTTGTTTCCGAAGATATCCCTGACGCCGTGTCCGAGAAAGATCTG GGTAATGAGTATTTCAAGCAGAAAAAATATAAGGAAGCTATAGACTGCTATTCAAGAAGCATTGCCTTCTCGCCTACAGCCGTAGCATATGCAAATAGAGCAATGGCCTATATCAAGCTCAGAAG ATTCCAAGAGGCTGAGGATGACTGTACAGAGGCCTTAAATCTCGATGATCGTTACATAAAAGCATACTCACGCCGAGCAACATCTAGAAAAGAACTCGCGAAATTTAAAGAATCCATGGAGG ATGCGGAGTTTGCCTTAAGGTTGGAACCTAACAAtcaagaaattaagaaacagCATGCTGATGCCAAGTCTTTGTACGACAAA GCAATGCTTGATAAAGTATCTGGAGCTCTGAAAAGCACTGTAAAGGGCACTCAAAAAGAAGTGAAGTTGGACACAAAAAAGAATGGAGGCAGCATCCATCCCATTTCACATATTACTCAAAAGTCCGGGCCAGCTAAG GGTAATGAGCAGCAAATTCCAGCTAAAGAGTCATACATAATGGAGGAGGTAGATAGTAATAAAATCAGAAGCAGGGCTCAAAGACAAGAGGCAGATGGTTCTAGTTCAAGCAACAATGTCCAGCATGTTAAG AGAAATCAGAAAGGTAGTAAGCAGCACGTGCAAACATCTATTCAACAACTTGCTTCTCGTGCAGCTTCTCTAGCTACGGCTGAAGCTGCAAAGAACATAACACCACCAACTACAGCTTATCAGTTTGAGGTCTCCTGGAGAGGGTTTTCAGGTGATCGTTCTTTGCAGACTTGCCTGTTAAAG GCCATATCTCCTCATGAATTaccaaaaatattcaaaaatgcCCTCTCTACTGCCTTGCTGATTGACATCATCAAGTGTGTGGCATCTTTTTTCAA TGAACAAATGGATCTAGCTGTCAGTTATATGGAGCATTTGACCAAGGTACCAAGATTTGACATGATTGTGATGTGCCTTCCATCAACAGATAAAGATG ACTTACGCAAGATCTGGGACGAAGTGTTCTGTGGCGAGGCAACGCCAATGGAGTTTACGGAGATTCTGGACAACCTGCGATCGAAATACTGCCTTGGGCAGTAG
- the LOC130950700 gene encoding uncharacterized protein LOC130950700 isoform X1, giving the protein MDFKGFLNDLQDWELSRKHEEAPHTNKNPQKENDSASQNTGLGSSRRDTLSFDNARSNSRLYNDPFSRVTSSFVSEDIPDAVSEKDLGNEYFKQKKYKEAIDCYSRSIAFSPTAVAYANRAMAYIKLRRFQEAEDDCTEALNLDDRYIKAYSRRATSRKELAKFKESMEDAEFALRLEPNNQEIKKQHADAKSLYDKAMLDKVSGALKSTVKGTQKEVKLDTKKNGGSIHPISHITQKSGPAKGNEQQIPAKESYIMEEVDSNKIRSRAQRQEADGSSSSNNVQHVKRNQKGSKQHVQTSIQQLASRAASLATAEAAKNITPPTTAYQFEVSWRGFSGDRSLQTCLLKAISPHELPKIFKNALSTALLIDIIKCVASFFNEQMDLAVSYMEHLTKVPRFDMIVMCLPSTDKDDLRKIWDEVFCGEATPMEFTEILDNLRSKYCLGQ; this is encoded by the exons ATG GATTTCAAGGGTTTCCTAAACGACTTGCAGGATTGGGAACTTTCTCGAAAACACGAAGAAGCTCCACACACGAACAAAAACCCTCAAAAGGAAAAT GATTCAGCTTCTCAAAATACTGGATTGGGGTCCTCAAGGCGCGATACTCTTTCTTTTGATAATGCAAGAAGTAACTCTCGACTGTATAATGATCCATTTAGCCGTGTGACTAGTAGTTTTGTTTCCGAAGATATCCCTGACGCCGTGTCCGAGAAAGATCTG GGTAATGAGTATTTCAAGCAGAAAAAATATAAGGAAGCTATAGACTGCTATTCAAGAAGCATTGCCTTCTCGCCTACAGCCGTAGCATATGCAAATAGAGCAATGGCCTATATCAAGCTCAGAAG ATTCCAAGAGGCTGAGGATGACTGTACAGAGGCCTTAAATCTCGATGATCGTTACATAAAAGCATACTCACGCCGAGCAACATCTAGAAAAGAACTCGCGAAATTTAAAGAATCCATGGAGG ATGCGGAGTTTGCCTTAAGGTTGGAACCTAACAAtcaagaaattaagaaacagCATGCTGATGCCAAGTCTTTGTACGACAAA GCAATGCTTGATAAAGTATCTGGAGCTCTGAAAAGCACTGTAAAGGGCACTCAAAAAGAAGTGAAGTTGGACACAAAAAAGAATGGAGGCAGCATCCATCCCATTTCACATATTACTCAAAAGTCCGGGCCAGCTAAG GGTAATGAGCAGCAAATTCCAGCTAAAGAGTCATACATAATGGAGGAGGTAGATAGTAATAAAATCAGAAGCAGGGCTCAAAGACAAGAGGCAGATGGTTCTAGTTCAAGCAACAATGTCCAGCATGTTAAG AGAAATCAGAAAGGTAGTAAGCAGCACGTGCAAACATCTATTCAACAACTTGCTTCTCGTGCAGCTTCTCTAGCTACGGCTGAAGCTGCAAAGAACATAACACCACCAACTACAGCTTATCAGTTTGAGGTCTCCTGGAGAGGGTTTTCAGGTGATCGTTCTTTGCAGACTTGCCTGTTAAAG GCCATATCTCCTCATGAATTaccaaaaatattcaaaaatgcCCTCTCTACTGCCTTGCTGATTGACATCATCAAGTGTGTGGCATCTTTTTTCAA TGAACAAATGGATCTAGCTGTCAGTTATATGGAGCATTTGACCAAGGTACCAAGATTTGACATGATTGTGATGTGCCTTCCATCAACAGATAAAGATG ACTTACGCAAGATCTGGGACGAAGTGTTCTGTGGCGAGGCAACGCCAATGGAGTTTACGGAGATTCTGGACAACCTGCGATCGAAATACTGCCTTGGGCAGTAG
- the LOC130950700 gene encoding uncharacterized protein LOC130950700 isoform X3, whose amino-acid sequence MLDSASQNTGLGSSRRDTLSFDNARSNSRLYNDPFSRVTSSFVSEDIPDAVSEKDLGNEYFKQKKYKEAIDCYSRSIAFSPTAVAYANRAMAYIKLRRFQEAEDDCTEALNLDDRYIKAYSRRATSRKELAKFKESMEDAEFALRLEPNNQEIKKQHADAKSLYDKAMLDKVSGALKSTVKGTQKEVKLDTKKNGGSIHPISHITQKSGPAKGNEQQIPAKESYIMEEVDSNKIRSRAQRQEADGSSSSNNVQHVKRNQKGSKQHVQTSIQQLASRAASLATAEAAKNITPPTTAYQFEVSWRGFSGDRSLQTCLLKAISPHELPKIFKNALSTALLIDIIKCVASFFNEQMDLAVSYMEHLTKVPRFDMIVMCLPSTDKDDLRKIWDEVFCGEATPMEFTEILDNLRSKYCLGQ is encoded by the exons ATGTTG GATTCAGCTTCTCAAAATACTGGATTGGGGTCCTCAAGGCGCGATACTCTTTCTTTTGATAATGCAAGAAGTAACTCTCGACTGTATAATGATCCATTTAGCCGTGTGACTAGTAGTTTTGTTTCCGAAGATATCCCTGACGCCGTGTCCGAGAAAGATCTG GGTAATGAGTATTTCAAGCAGAAAAAATATAAGGAAGCTATAGACTGCTATTCAAGAAGCATTGCCTTCTCGCCTACAGCCGTAGCATATGCAAATAGAGCAATGGCCTATATCAAGCTCAGAAG ATTCCAAGAGGCTGAGGATGACTGTACAGAGGCCTTAAATCTCGATGATCGTTACATAAAAGCATACTCACGCCGAGCAACATCTAGAAAAGAACTCGCGAAATTTAAAGAATCCATGGAGG ATGCGGAGTTTGCCTTAAGGTTGGAACCTAACAAtcaagaaattaagaaacagCATGCTGATGCCAAGTCTTTGTACGACAAA GCAATGCTTGATAAAGTATCTGGAGCTCTGAAAAGCACTGTAAAGGGCACTCAAAAAGAAGTGAAGTTGGACACAAAAAAGAATGGAGGCAGCATCCATCCCATTTCACATATTACTCAAAAGTCCGGGCCAGCTAAG GGTAATGAGCAGCAAATTCCAGCTAAAGAGTCATACATAATGGAGGAGGTAGATAGTAATAAAATCAGAAGCAGGGCTCAAAGACAAGAGGCAGATGGTTCTAGTTCAAGCAACAATGTCCAGCATGTTAAG AGAAATCAGAAAGGTAGTAAGCAGCACGTGCAAACATCTATTCAACAACTTGCTTCTCGTGCAGCTTCTCTAGCTACGGCTGAAGCTGCAAAGAACATAACACCACCAACTACAGCTTATCAGTTTGAGGTCTCCTGGAGAGGGTTTTCAGGTGATCGTTCTTTGCAGACTTGCCTGTTAAAG GCCATATCTCCTCATGAATTaccaaaaatattcaaaaatgcCCTCTCTACTGCCTTGCTGATTGACATCATCAAGTGTGTGGCATCTTTTTTCAA TGAACAAATGGATCTAGCTGTCAGTTATATGGAGCATTTGACCAAGGTACCAAGATTTGACATGATTGTGATGTGCCTTCCATCAACAGATAAAGATG ACTTACGCAAGATCTGGGACGAAGTGTTCTGTGGCGAGGCAACGCCAATGGAGTTTACGGAGATTCTGGACAACCTGCGATCGAAATACTGCCTTGGGCAGTAG